The following proteins are encoded in a genomic region of Sneathiella marina:
- the pqqD gene encoding pyrroloquinoline quinone biosynthesis peptide chaperone PqqD: MNSADITNDSCPKLAAGVRLKFDDTRKSWMILAPERVFMLDEIAGEILLGCDGKNFSELIDFLLIKFDAPRPEIEEDVKEVLANLVVKGVLDI; the protein is encoded by the coding sequence TTGAATTCTGCCGATATTACCAATGACAGTTGCCCGAAACTCGCGGCAGGTGTCCGGCTGAAATTCGATGATACAAGAAAAAGCTGGATGATACTCGCTCCCGAGCGGGTATTTATGCTGGACGAAATTGCCGGAGAGATTTTATTGGGATGCGACGGCAAAAACTTTTCCGAGCTCATTGATTTTCTGCTTATCAAGTTTGACGCACCGAGACCTGAGATCGAAGAGGACGTCAAGGAGGTTCTTGCCAATCTTGTTGTCAAAGGGGTGCTCGACATATGA
- a CDS encoding acetyl-CoA C-acetyltransferase codes for MLKEVVICEPVRTPVGRFGGQFKDLQAHELGRIAINGLLSRCEGLAERVEDVIFAQCYPSMDAPAVGRVVGLDAGLPIGIGGYQLDRRCGSGLQAIINSVMQVATGGSSLVIAGGAESMSNAPFYSTSGRWGVKGTSLEFHDALARGRVTAGGINFPVTGGMLETAENLRRSHNVPREEQDRFAVESHRRAVAAQEAGRFDDEIIPVTVSSRKGDTVYAKDEHPRPEATVEGLAKLRPILGKSDPDSTVTAGNASGQNDGASACVVTTRALADELGLKPYGRMVSWSVAGVGPEIMGIGPVPATIKALERAELNLKDIDLIELNEAFAAQVLACTRDWNLTESDFERMNVNGSGISLGHPVGATGGRILATLLREMDRRNVKYGLETMCIGGGQGLAAIFERA; via the coding sequence ATGCTAAAAGAAGTCGTAATTTGTGAACCAGTTCGCACACCGGTTGGTCGTTTTGGCGGCCAATTCAAGGATCTACAAGCGCATGAGCTTGGGCGCATAGCCATCAACGGTTTGCTTTCTCGTTGCGAAGGATTGGCTGAACGTGTCGAGGATGTAATCTTTGCCCAGTGTTATCCGTCGATGGATGCTCCGGCGGTTGGTCGCGTGGTAGGTCTTGATGCCGGGCTGCCAATCGGGATAGGTGGTTATCAGCTGGACCGTCGTTGCGGTTCCGGCCTTCAGGCTATCATCAACTCGGTTATGCAGGTTGCAACCGGTGGATCATCTTTGGTGATAGCTGGTGGCGCTGAATCCATGTCCAACGCCCCGTTTTATTCAACTTCAGGAAGATGGGGGGTCAAGGGGACATCGCTGGAATTTCATGATGCACTGGCACGTGGCCGTGTCACAGCAGGTGGCATTAATTTTCCTGTTACCGGCGGCATGCTGGAAACAGCAGAAAATTTGCGCCGCAGTCACAATGTTCCGCGAGAGGAGCAAGATCGCTTTGCAGTAGAATCCCATCGCCGAGCGGTGGCCGCACAGGAAGCCGGACGTTTTGACGATGAGATTATTCCGGTGACTGTTTCCTCCCGTAAAGGCGACACTGTCTATGCCAAAGATGAACATCCCCGCCCGGAAGCAACGGTTGAAGGATTGGCCAAGCTTCGTCCCATTCTCGGAAAGAGTGACCCTGACTCGACCGTCACGGCTGGAAATGCAAGCGGACAGAATGACGGCGCCTCAGCCTGCGTCGTCACAACACGCGCACTTGCCGATGAATTAGGCCTGAAACCTTATGGACGCATGGTAAGTTGGAGTGTCGCTGGAGTTGGACCTGAAATAATGGGTATTGGGCCAGTGCCGGCAACCATTAAAGCGCTTGAGCGGGCGGAGCTCAATCTGAAGGATATTGATCTTATTGAATTAAACGAGGCGTTTGCAGCGCAAGTTTTAGCCTGTACACGTGACTGGAATTTAACGGAATCTGATTTCGAACGGATGAACGTTAATGGTTCCGGAATTTCTCTTGGTCACCCGGTTGGGGCGACAGGAGGGCGTATTCTTGCCACTTTGCTTCGGGAAATGGATCGACGCAATGTGAAATACGGACTGGAAACCATGTGTATTGGTGGCGGTCAGGGTTTGGCCGCGATTTTTGAACGGGCCTGA
- the pqqB gene encoding pyrroloquinoline quinone biosynthesis protein PqqB, with product MDIIVLGAAAGGGFPQWNCNCSVCAMARQFPDKAVPRTQSSLAINIDGTGQKWVLLNASPDLRQQINENRQLWPDTTSSRGTGIAGTILTNGDVDHICGLVNLRESQKLNLYATQRILTALSNNTVFDVLNPKFVERHKIMLDEAFMPLDPDGGETNISILPFAVPGKVALYLEDEKSGDNFGSRPEDTIGLEIRSLSTNRKFFYVPGCAAMTPDLANRLRDAELVFFDGTLWRDEEMIDAGVGIKTGKRMGHMSMSGSEGSLAAFANLNIKRKIFVHINNTNPVLIENSDERREAETAGWEISFDGMEIKI from the coding sequence TTGGATATTATTGTTTTAGGTGCCGCTGCAGGCGGCGGTTTTCCACAATGGAACTGTAACTGTTCCGTCTGTGCAATGGCCCGTCAATTTCCCGACAAAGCCGTACCCAGAACCCAGTCTTCCCTTGCGATCAATATTGATGGTACTGGACAAAAATGGGTACTGCTCAATGCCTCTCCAGATTTGAGGCAGCAAATAAACGAAAACAGACAGCTTTGGCCTGACACGACAAGCAGCCGAGGAACAGGCATCGCAGGTACGATTTTAACGAACGGTGATGTGGATCATATTTGCGGATTGGTAAATTTGCGCGAAAGTCAGAAATTAAACCTATACGCTACACAGCGAATACTGACAGCATTGTCCAATAATACGGTATTTGATGTATTGAATCCGAAATTTGTCGAGCGTCACAAGATCATGCTGGATGAAGCCTTCATGCCACTTGACCCCGATGGGGGCGAAACAAATATTTCCATTCTTCCCTTTGCAGTACCTGGTAAAGTCGCGCTCTATCTAGAAGATGAAAAGTCAGGTGATAATTTTGGAAGTCGGCCTGAAGATACAATTGGACTTGAAATACGATCTCTGTCAACAAATCGAAAGTTCTTTTATGTTCCAGGCTGCGCCGCGATGACACCAGACCTTGCCAATCGTCTACGAGATGCCGAACTTGTGTTCTTTGACGGCACTCTTTGGCGAGATGAGGAAATGATAGACGCTGGTGTCGGCATAAAAACTGGAAAACGTATGGGCCATATGAGTATGTCTGGCTCGGAAGGGTCGCTGGCCGCCTTTGCCAATCTGAACATAAAGAGAAAAATATTTGTTCATATCAACAACACCAACCCGGTTCTGATTGAAAATTCGGACGAGAGACGAGAAGCCGAAACTGCAGGCTGGGAAATTAGTTTCGACGGAATGGAAATAAAAATATGA
- a CDS encoding zinc-binding dehydrogenase encodes MKAAVLFKINKPLCILDNIKLPRLLPGQVEVEIAYSGVCHSQLMEVRGRRGEDRFLPHMLGHEATGVVRAVGDNVSKVMPGDKVILGWIKGDGMDVPGAIYDWNGTAINSGGITTFSERTIVSENRLTKLPVGLPMDLGVLFGCAVPTGAGMVLNEIEIESHHSVVIIGVGGIGAISLMYAKCRNPQKLIAVDVRSEKLKVATALGASHVIDGSRNDVVEQILALTNGQGADFCIDAAGRTSTIELAFEATRRKGGQCVFASHPEAGQMISLDPFELVNGKNIKGSWGGDTKPDEDLLKFYKMSVQNTLPLESMITKRYDLESINEALDDLEAGVVMRPLIEINPALNGK; translated from the coding sequence ATGAAAGCAGCTGTTCTTTTCAAAATCAATAAGCCTCTCTGCATTCTTGATAACATCAAATTACCCCGACTTCTTCCCGGGCAGGTTGAGGTTGAGATAGCATATAGTGGTGTTTGCCATAGCCAGCTTATGGAGGTTCGTGGGAGGCGAGGTGAAGACAGGTTCCTACCTCATATGCTTGGTCACGAGGCAACAGGTGTTGTCAGGGCGGTTGGAGATAATGTTAGTAAGGTTATGCCGGGGGACAAGGTCATCCTCGGCTGGATAAAAGGCGACGGCATGGATGTGCCGGGGGCTATCTATGATTGGAATGGCACAGCAATAAATTCAGGCGGAATTACGACATTTAGCGAACGAACAATTGTATCCGAAAACCGACTGACTAAGCTGCCTGTTGGACTGCCTATGGATCTTGGTGTTCTGTTTGGTTGTGCGGTTCCAACTGGAGCGGGGATGGTGCTAAATGAGATTGAAATCGAGTCTCACCATTCTGTCGTCATTATCGGAGTTGGGGGAATTGGTGCTATATCGCTCATGTACGCAAAATGCCGTAACCCCCAAAAACTAATTGCTGTCGACGTTCGGTCAGAAAAGCTGAAAGTCGCAACGGCGCTGGGCGCTTCACATGTAATCGACGGGTCTCGAAATGATGTAGTTGAGCAGATTTTGGCCTTAACAAATGGGCAAGGTGCCGATTTTTGTATTGATGCGGCTGGGCGAACATCAACTATCGAACTTGCCTTTGAGGCAACAAGGCGTAAGGGCGGCCAGTGTGTCTTTGCTTCTCATCCTGAAGCCGGTCAGATGATTTCGCTTGACCCGTTTGAGTTGGTAAACGGAAAAAACATCAAGGGCAGCTGGGGCGGGGATACTAAGCCAGACGAAGACCTGTTAAAATTCTACAAGATGTCCGTTCAGAATACTTTACCTTTGGAAAGTATGATTACGAAAAGATATGATCTCGAATCCATTAACGAGGCTCTTGATGATCTGGAAGCCGGTGTGGTAATGCGACCTTTAATTGAAATAAATCCTGCACTTAATGGAAAATAA
- the pqqA gene encoding pyrroloquinoline quinone precursor peptide PqqA: MSWNKPKIVEIAVGMEINCYACAED; this comes from the coding sequence ATGAGCTGGAATAAACCCAAAATTGTTGAGATTGCCGTTGGCATGGAAATCAATTGTTACGCTTGCGCTGAAGACTAA
- the pqqE gene encoding pyrroloquinoline quinone biosynthesis protein PqqE: MIKIDPPLALLAELTHRCPLSCPYCSNPLEMDARAAELDTESWCRVLTEAKEIGALQVHFSGGEPTLRPDLVDLIEHADKIGLYCNLITAAVSLTEKRLDSLKNAGLAHVQISFQGTDTVIADRIAGYEGAFERKTKAAARVINAGLALTLNAVINRHNVEQLPNFFKMAALMKARRLEVAHVQYYGWALKNRAALLPSKTQVERTTQLVEEARRKYEGTMVIDYVVPDYYARRPKSCMNGWARRFFNITPAGKVLPCHAAETIPHLSFPTVHDGSLSDIWHNDPAFNAYRGTDWMPETCQKCDNREIDWGGCRCQAMALTGDAANMDPVCELSPFKDKVLEVARNDADGQAADFIYRVSPGFSEHNVSDSPDRKTD; the protein is encoded by the coding sequence ATGATCAAGATTGATCCACCGCTCGCTCTATTGGCAGAACTGACCCATCGTTGCCCACTCAGCTGCCCATATTGCTCAAACCCCTTGGAAATGGATGCAAGAGCGGCCGAACTGGATACAGAATCCTGGTGTCGTGTCCTGACAGAAGCGAAAGAAATTGGGGCATTGCAAGTACATTTTTCAGGTGGTGAGCCTACCTTACGACCAGATCTGGTTGACCTAATCGAACATGCAGACAAAATCGGTCTCTATTGTAATTTGATTACTGCCGCTGTGTCTTTGACCGAAAAACGGCTGGATAGTTTAAAAAACGCTGGTCTGGCGCATGTTCAGATAAGCTTTCAGGGAACGGACACAGTAATTGCGGATCGGATCGCTGGATATGAGGGAGCGTTTGAACGCAAAACAAAAGCTGCCGCACGCGTTATCAATGCGGGTCTCGCCCTAACGCTAAACGCTGTGATAAATAGACATAATGTTGAGCAACTTCCGAATTTTTTTAAAATGGCGGCTCTTATGAAAGCCCGACGTCTGGAAGTAGCGCATGTTCAGTATTATGGTTGGGCTCTGAAAAACCGGGCAGCGCTTTTACCCAGCAAAACGCAGGTTGAGCGGACAACACAGCTGGTTGAAGAGGCACGCCGAAAATATGAGGGTACCATGGTGATCGATTATGTTGTTCCCGATTACTATGCTCGACGACCGAAAAGCTGCATGAACGGATGGGCCCGACGATTTTTCAATATTACACCAGCTGGGAAAGTGTTGCCTTGTCACGCGGCGGAAACCATACCGCATTTGTCATTTCCAACAGTCCATGACGGCTCTCTATCTGACATATGGCATAATGATCCTGCATTTAATGCTTATCGTGGTACAGACTGGATGCCGGAAACCTGCCAGAAATGCGATAACCGGGAAATTGACTGGGGCGGCTGTCGCTGTCAGGCAATGGCATTAACAGGTGACGCCGCGAATATGGATCCGGTTTGCGAACTATCTCCGTTTAAGGATAAAGTCCTGGAGGTTGCGAGAAACGATGCTGACGGGCAAGCTGCTGATTTCATTTATCGAGTATCACCTGGTTTTTCAGAACATAACGTTTCCGACAGCCCTGATAGAAAAACGGACTAA
- a CDS encoding PfkB family carbohydrate kinase, whose product MTLTEHAARIEALRSDKDESFKIGMVSGNFNVVHPGHLRLLKFAADCCDYLVVTVNTDRRPGVLVPAELRLENIVAISYVDYAFLLDEDLPSAIDLIRPELVIKGKEHQDLHNPETEALSKYGGKLLFSSGDAVFSSIDLIRAESDPNKSLFNLNTSHNYLNRHQISSENFTDILDRFYEMNVLVVGDLIVDEYITCDVLGLSREDPTVVVTPVLEQKFIGGAGIVASHASGLGANTTYLTVCGDDQEATDSIGKFEEYGVNAKIARDASRPTTLKQRFRSSGKTLLRVSKLKQHAIDETLQDEIFELFKEQTDRLNLVIFSDFNYGVLPQSLVDRMISLCQEKGILMVADSQSSSQIGNISRFHDMLLLKPTEIEARLAIQDHDIGLVGVAEKLARKCNPSHILLTLGAEGTLIQTLHPGKSEWMTDRLPAFCDAPKDPAGAGDAMLVTASLALAAGATIWEAAYIGSVASGCQVATVGNRPLSVDSIRHELDIW is encoded by the coding sequence ATGACCTTGACGGAACATGCAGCTCGGATCGAAGCGCTACGCAGTGATAAGGACGAATCCTTTAAAATCGGCATGGTGAGCGGGAATTTTAATGTTGTCCATCCCGGGCATTTGCGCTTGTTAAAATTTGCGGCGGATTGCTGTGACTATCTGGTCGTTACCGTAAATACAGACCGAAGGCCTGGAGTTCTGGTTCCCGCCGAGTTGAGGTTAGAGAATATCGTCGCCATTAGCTACGTAGACTATGCCTTTTTATTGGACGAAGACTTGCCTTCAGCAATTGATTTGATCCGCCCTGAACTTGTTATCAAGGGTAAAGAGCATCAGGATCTTCATAATCCAGAAACTGAAGCTCTCTCGAAATATGGCGGAAAACTTCTGTTCAGTTCAGGTGACGCCGTCTTTTCCTCTATTGATCTTATTCGGGCGGAAAGCGATCCCAATAAATCTCTGTTCAATTTGAACACATCGCACAACTATCTTAACAGGCATCAAATCAGTTCTGAAAATTTCACCGACATTCTGGACCGATTTTACGAGATGAATGTGCTGGTAGTCGGAGACCTGATCGTCGACGAATATATTACTTGCGATGTGCTGGGACTGTCTCGAGAAGACCCTACGGTTGTCGTCACACCGGTTCTGGAGCAAAAATTTATCGGTGGGGCTGGTATCGTTGCCAGTCACGCTAGCGGTCTCGGCGCGAACACTACCTACTTGACGGTTTGTGGGGATGACCAGGAGGCGACGGATAGCATTGGGAAATTTGAAGAATACGGGGTCAATGCCAAAATCGCAAGAGATGCAAGCAGGCCGACAACGTTGAAACAACGATTCAGATCATCCGGCAAAACCCTCCTTAGGGTCTCGAAGCTGAAGCAGCATGCCATTGATGAAACACTTCAGGATGAAATCTTTGAACTTTTCAAGGAGCAGACTGATAGGCTTAATCTTGTCATATTCTCGGACTTTAATTACGGCGTTTTGCCGCAGTCGCTGGTGGACAGGATGATTTCTCTCTGCCAGGAGAAAGGCATTTTAATGGTTGCCGATAGCCAGTCTTCGTCACAGATCGGTAATATCTCCCGCTTTCACGATATGTTATTGCTAAAGCCAACTGAAATTGAAGCGCGCCTGGCTATTCAGGATCATGATATCGGGCTTGTGGGTGTCGCGGAAAAACTGGCAAGAAAATGTAACCCGTCTCATATTCTTCTCACGCTCGGGGCTGAAGGCACTTTGATCCAGACCTTGCATCCTGGTAAGAGCGAATGGATGACGGACCGGCTTCCTGCCTTTTGTGATGCGCCAAAAGATCCTGCCGGTGCGGGAGATGCAATGCTGGTAACGGCTTCCCTTGCGCTTGCTGCGGGCGCCACAATCTGGGAAGCTGCCTATATCGGTTCCGTGGCTTCGGGCTGCCAGGTAGCAACCGTTGGAAATCGCCCCCTCAGTGTCGATAGTATTCGTCATGAGCTGGATATCTGGTAG
- a CDS encoding ABC transporter permease — translation MSKATPPLFKNFSQRKSNALPNKNWLYFPASILLFLVLWQSLSWIVASDLFPSPIAVAQTIIQKTLYGDLIKDVSITLARVAAAFFFAMAIGCFIGVLLGLKKRSDLFFDSWLIIALNLPALVIIVLCYIWFGLTEVAAITAVAINKIPLVAVIMREGTRALDPKLTEMSQLYKYSKTRVLRDLISPQLAPYAAAAARTGLALIWKIVLVVELLGRPNGIGFQIQLNFQLFDITAILAYAFAFLIVIQVIEALIIKPWERYANRWRAS, via the coding sequence ATGAGTAAAGCGACCCCCCCTTTATTCAAAAACTTTTCACAGAGAAAATCTAATGCTCTGCCAAACAAAAACTGGCTATATTTTCCGGCGTCCATATTGCTTTTTCTCGTTCTTTGGCAAAGTCTCTCCTGGATTGTAGCGAGTGATTTGTTTCCAAGTCCAATTGCTGTTGCACAAACAATTATTCAAAAAACTCTGTACGGAGATCTAATCAAAGATGTTTCGATTACGTTGGCACGGGTCGCAGCTGCATTCTTTTTCGCCATGGCGATTGGATGCTTTATCGGCGTACTCCTGGGACTAAAAAAACGTAGTGACCTGTTTTTTGACAGTTGGTTGATCATTGCTCTCAACCTACCTGCCCTCGTCATCATAGTTCTTTGCTATATATGGTTTGGGCTAACTGAGGTTGCTGCAATTACTGCCGTTGCCATAAACAAAATTCCTCTTGTTGCGGTCATCATGCGCGAAGGGACGCGTGCTCTTGACCCCAAACTTACTGAAATGTCGCAGCTCTATAAATATTCGAAAACACGCGTTTTAAGAGACTTAATTTCTCCGCAACTCGCACCTTATGCCGCTGCTGCTGCCCGAACCGGGCTTGCGTTAATATGGAAGATTGTTCTCGTAGTAGAGTTACTTGGTAGGCCGAACGGAATTGGATTTCAAATTCAACTTAATTTTCAATTGTTTGATATCACGGCCATTCTTGCTTACGCTTTTGCCTTTTTAATTGTCATTCAGGTGATCGAAGCTTTAATTATCAAGCCTTGGGAGCGCTATGCAAATCGCTGGCGTGCGAGTTGA
- the pqqC gene encoding pyrroloquinoline-quinone synthase PqqC has protein sequence MSGASAATTKITEALSADDLEARLYEIGAERYHNLHPFHELLHTGALSRGQVQAWALNRYCYQAAIPMKDASLMGRIEDRELRKQWLHRVTDHDGYDEDEGGIMRWLILTDGLGLDREYVISREGALPAVRFAVEAYIRYVREQPLLQAIASSLTELFAPKIHRDRIAGMLKNYDFIDDKLMSYGTRRLNQAPVDAEFALKYVRQNAVRADQQQQVVDALLFKLNVLWIQLDALHLAYVEPKLIPPGAFQPEE, from the coding sequence ATGAGTGGAGCATCGGCGGCGACAACTAAAATTACTGAAGCGTTGAGCGCCGACGACCTGGAAGCACGTCTGTACGAAATTGGGGCGGAGCGTTATCATAATTTACACCCTTTTCACGAACTCCTGCATACAGGTGCTTTAAGTCGCGGACAGGTGCAAGCCTGGGCCCTCAACCGATATTGCTATCAGGCCGCCATCCCGATGAAAGATGCCTCCCTCATGGGTCGTATTGAGGATCGAGAATTACGGAAACAATGGCTGCACCGCGTGACTGACCATGACGGATACGATGAGGACGAGGGCGGTATTATGCGTTGGCTTATTTTGACGGATGGGCTCGGTCTTGATCGGGAGTATGTCATTTCTCGCGAAGGCGCCCTGCCTGCTGTCCGTTTTGCTGTTGAGGCCTATATACGATACGTTCGCGAACAGCCATTGCTACAGGCGATTGCCTCTTCCCTGACTGAATTATTCGCACCGAAAATCCATCGCGACCGGATTGCAGGCATGCTCAAAAATTATGATTTCATCGATGATAAACTAATGAGTTATGGAACGCGGCGCCTCAATCAGGCACCTGTTGACGCGGAATTCGCTTTGAAATATGTACGACAAAATGCTGTACGGGCAGATCAGCAACAGCAAGTCGTCGACGCCCTGCTTTTCAAATTAAACGTACTTTGGATCCAGCTTGATGCCCTCCATCTGGCCTATGTCGAACCCAAATTGATCCCTCCCGGAGCATTCCAGCCCGAGGAGTAG
- a CDS encoding ABC transporter substrate-binding protein — MLQAGETDAIVSDWIWAARQWEARPFVVLPYSKSVGGVMINSNDIKSIADLKEKRIAVAGGPLDKNWIMLQAIALKEYGYDIAKSADVVFAAPPLVHRKMLDGEFDAEINFWPYLARSKAQGLKFLTTTKQLSESANVSAEVPLLAYVFKQGWAKENPDLIRSFSLSSQDAKTILQQDDAAWLALKPTMKVKSEREFVALREGFVQGIPSSMDWPQISNMQSWIAFLRNNGGEKLVGTSKMLAPEMFLSVNE; from the coding sequence ATGTTGCAGGCAGGCGAGACTGATGCGATCGTCAGCGATTGGATCTGGGCAGCGCGCCAGTGGGAAGCAAGACCATTTGTTGTCCTCCCCTATTCTAAATCAGTTGGCGGCGTAATGATTAATAGCAATGATATAAAATCAATCGCGGACTTGAAGGAAAAGCGAATTGCCGTCGCCGGTGGCCCCCTCGATAAGAATTGGATAATGCTGCAAGCCATCGCACTCAAAGAGTATGGCTATGATATTGCGAAATCGGCGGATGTAGTATTTGCCGCTCCGCCCCTCGTTCATCGGAAGATGTTAGACGGCGAGTTTGATGCGGAAATCAATTTCTGGCCGTATCTGGCTAGATCGAAAGCACAAGGGCTGAAATTCCTGACGACGACAAAACAGCTAAGTGAGTCGGCCAACGTCAGTGCCGAAGTTCCATTGCTGGCTTATGTTTTCAAACAAGGCTGGGCGAAAGAAAACCCTGACCTTATCAGATCTTTTTCTTTAAGCTCACAAGATGCAAAAACTATTTTGCAGCAGGATGACGCGGCCTGGCTCGCACTTAAACCAACAATGAAAGTTAAAAGTGAACGAGAATTTGTAGCGTTACGTGAAGGGTTTGTTCAAGGCATCCCATCGTCAATGGACTGGCCCCAAATATCAAATATGCAATCTTGGATAGCCTTCTTGAGAAATAATGGTGGCGAAAAATTAGTCGGGACCAGCAAGATGCTCGCGCCAGAAATGTTTTTGTCAGTCAATGAGTAA